TAAAGATTTGTCGGTCATTATTGCGCGTAAATTTGCGTCTAATTCGTCCTGAAGCTCTGTGAATGCTCCTGTGCGTGAGTAGCCCGGCTTTAATTTCGCGTTAATCAGCCACTCATAATTGACAGCTCCGTAAAAATCGTTTTTCAATGACGGGTGATAATCATTATTCTTTACTGCTCCGATTAAATTAGTATTAAGCCAGGGAGTCTGCGCGGTTTTCTCGCCTGCAAACGCCCTGACTTGAAATAATGACATTATTACTAATGCCGCAAAAATTTTACTGAAGCACATAAAGTGAATGGCCTCCGGTTACGTAAATAGTTCCGTTATCGTCTGCAATATGAGGATAACCGCCGACATTGAGATTAAATCTTACTGCGCCGGTGTTGCCGTCAAGAACGTAAAGAGTTCCGCTTGATGTTCCTGCAAAAACGAGTCCGCCTGAAATTACGATATTGCCGCTGATTTCTCCGCCAGAAGCACCGCTTAAATCTGACTCCCATAAAATTTTGCCTGATTTTGCGTCAAGAGCTGCGACTGTGCCTCTTCCTGTGCCGACAACTACATGATTACTGCTGACAGCTGGAGCAGTTGTAACAACATCAGAAACTTTTGTGTGCCACTCTGGGACAATACCTTTAATTTTTACTGACTGGACAGAGCCGTCCCACGCAGAAAAATATACATTGCCGTTTACTACGACTGGGGTATTAATTGCACCGCCTGCACCGCCTCCGCCGATTCTTTTGCCGTTGTTGGGTGAAATGATGTCAAGTTTTCCGTCATAACCGCCTAAAAATATAGTATCTTCGCCATAACCGGGGGCGACTCTGACTCTCTGGACTCCGCCGGCAAATGTCCATAAATTATTGCCGTTTTTCGCGTCAACTGCGTATAAATTTCCGTCATCGCGTGTGAATAAGATCATGCCTCCGCCGACTGTTACGCCGTCATTCATAGTAGAAGAAACGCTATCTGATGTAATCGGGAGATTTTGCCAGATAAATGCGCCGTCAGAGACTCGCAGACATGTTACAACGCCTTCACCGTCAGCAAAAATTACGTTGCCGCCGGAAATTGCCGGAGTTCCCTTTATTGAGCCTGCGACTCTATAGCCCCAGATCATACGGCCTGAAGTCTTGTCGATTGCGTAAATATCGCCGGTTTCTGTGCCGAATAAAATTGCATTGCCGCTCACTGTTACGCCGCTTGTAATGCCGCTCTGAAGTGCGATAACTTCTCTTGAACGCCCGGAAAATGCAGACGCTGCCGAAACTGTAAGAATTAATACTAATAACGCTAATAAAATTTTCTTCATAATAAAAATTTCACCTCGCAAAAAATTATACCCCCCGTTTTAATCGGAGGGCACGTGTAAATTATGTAAATTGATTGTTACTTATCAGCGAGAACTAATATAACCTGCTGGTCTGCGTCGTAGGGCTCGGAGAAATCCATAACTTTTTCGCGTTCTTCAGTTATGTTGAATGCTGAGCAAATCATATCGATTCGGCCTGACTCGAGTGCTTCAGGGAGAATGCTAAATCTGTAATCGACAACAACAAGCTCTTTGTTTAACTTTTTCGCAATTGCCGCGCATAATTCGATATCAATTCCCGCAAAGCCTTTATCAGTGCGCATTTCATACGGAGGGAACACAGCAGAACACCCAACCCAGAGTTTTCCGCCTTCTGCACCTTGATTGAACTCTATTGCTTCGGGGTCAGGTTCATCAACATGAAGATATTTAGAGATTATAGTTGACAATGTGCCGTCCTCTTTGAGTTCAGCAAGTGCCTTGTTTACGTCGTCGCGCAAAGTGTTACCCTTTTTGAATGCGATTCCGTAATAAGTGCTTTCGAGTGTTTCGGGCAAAATCTTTAAGCCGGTTTCATTGGCCATAAAGAATCTTGCGGGCGACTCGTCCATTACAACAGCGTCAACTTCGCCGGATTTGAGTCCAGCAAAAAGAGTCGTGAGGTCATTATACGTTAAAATTTTGTCTTGGCTTTCTATCATGATTCCGCGCAATAATGACTCTGCGATTGATGAACGAACTACGCCGACTTTAGCTGATTTAAGGTCGTCAAGGGTAGAGACTCCAGCAAAGGCAGAACACGCCATTAAAGCGATTATTGCTGTAATAAATATAAATCTTGCAAAAAATTTCATATTATCTTCCTCCCCGTCTTAACATTCTGCGGCGTTCTTCTTCCCAGCGTCTTTGTTCGAGTCTTGCGCGTTCACGTCTTAATTGTTCCTCGCGTATTTCTTGAGGTGTCGGCCTTTGTGGACGATTAGGCGGAACAGGACGAGGGGCGACTCTCGGCGGTTCTGGTCTCGGATTGAATCTAGGTCTAGGCGGTTCAGGTCTCACAACTGGCGGCTGCGGTCTGTGCGGTAATGGTGTAGAAGGTCTCCCTATTGCTCCGGGATTGACTCTCGGCGGAACATTCGGTTTTACTGGCGGTACTGGTCGCGGATGTACTGGTGCAGGATTGACTCTCGGAGGGACATTCGGTCTCACTGGCGGCTGCGGTCTTGGCTGTACTGGTGCAGGCTTGACTCTCGGCGGCTGCGGGGCTGGAATGCGTTTAATTGCTTCGGGCGGAATTATTGACGTAGAAGCAAAACTTACTCCCGAAAAAATTGCTGTTATTACAAATGAAGCTGCTAAAGTTTTTAATCTCAATTAATTAACCTCCTTGCATAAATAATTCCCCCGCTTTTACACGAGGGAGAAAAAATTTTTTCTGTTACTTCTTGTCAGCTGACTCCGGTTTATCGGCGAGGACTAAAATTACTTCTTGATCCGCGTCGTAAGGGTCAGAGAAATCCATAACTTTTTGACGTTCTTCATTAATAGTGAAAGCTGAACAAATCATATCGATTCGGCCTGATTCGAGAGCTTCGGGCAAAATTTCAAACCGGCAGTCAATCACAACAAGTTCTTTGTCTAACTTTTTCGCAATCGCCGCGCATAATTCAATATCAATGCCAGCAAAGCCGTTTTCTGTCCTGACTTCATAAGGAGGAAACACAG
This sequence is a window from Synergistaceae bacterium. Protein-coding genes within it:
- a CDS encoding PQQ-binding-like beta-propeller repeat protein, with the protein product MKKILLALLVLILTVSAASAFSGRSREVIALQSGITSGVTVSGNAILFGTETGDIYAIDKTSGRMIWGYRVAGSIKGTPAISGGNVIFADGEGVVTCLRVSDGAFIWQNLPITSDSVSSTMNDGVTVGGGMILFTRDDGNLYAVDAKNGNNLWTFAGGVQRVRVAPGYGEDTIFLGGYDGKLDIISPNNGKRIGGGGAGGAINTPVVVNGNVYFSAWDGSVQSVKIKGIVPEWHTKVSDVVTTAPAVSSNHVVVGTGRGTVAALDAKSGKILWESDLSGASGGEISGNIVISGGLVFAGTSSGTLYVLDGNTGAVRFNLNVGGYPHIADDNGTIYVTGGHSLYVLQ
- a CDS encoding transporter substrate-binding domain-containing protein, with translation MKFFARFIFITAIIALMACSAFAGVSTLDDLKSAKVGVVRSSIAESLLRGIMIESQDKILTYNDLTTLFAGLKSGEVDAVVMDESPARFFMANETGLKILPETLESTYYGIAFKKGNTLRDDVNKALAELKEDGTLSTIISKYLHVDEPDPEAIEFNQGAEGGKLWVGCSAVFPPYEMRTDKGFAGIDIELCAAIAKKLNKELVVVDYRFSILPEALESGRIDMICSAFNITEEREKVMDFSEPYDADQQVILVLADK